The Gimesia chilikensis genome contains the following window.
CGAGCGGCGTCTACCTGGGCCGGCTCTCCACACTCAAAGACAAGACCGGTCACGGCTACTGGCAGAGCTATGTCGTCTTCATCGTCAAAGACGATCGCCCTGCGGACATCCTCTTCCAGTGTTCCGATAACACCTGGCAGGCCTATAACAAGTGGCCCAGCAACTATTCGGTCTACACCCACCCTAAAGGCGTTCAGGGGCCCTGGGCCGATGTCAGCTTTGACCGTCCCTATGCCAAGTATGCCCAGATCTATGAGAACCCGCAGTCACTTGGCTCGGGGGAATGGCTCTGCTTTGAATTCCCCTTCGCCTACTGGCTGGAGAAACATGGTTACGATGTGACCTACTGCTCCAACAGCGATATGATCACCCCCGATCACGGACTGAAATGCAAGTCATTCCTCTCGGTGGGCCACGATGAATACTGGGATATTCGCCAGTACGAATCGGCCGTCAAGATGCGCGACGCGGGCGTGAACCTGCTCTTCTTCTCCGGTAATTCCGTCTGTTGGGTCACACCGCTGATGAACAGCACCGACGGGCGTCCCAAACGGATCATGTTCCGCGGCGGTCCTTACGGCGGAAAATACAAATACGCCGTAGACCGTGAGCGAGACAACGGTCCCTTCCCACACCGCGGTCCCGACGAAGGTTACCTGATGGGATCCCGCAATGTCGATCCGGTCAACGGGGGCGGCGACTGGGTCTGCGAATTGCCCGACCACTGGATCTTCGAAGGGACGGGCATGAAAAAAGGAGACTCGATTCCCGGTCTCATCGGCTGGGAATATCACGGCGATCCGCCTCAGGATATTCCCGGACTCGAAGTCGTGGCTAAGGGGACCGCCCTGCAGGGAGGCGTCAATCCACAACAGTGGACCGCCACGATTTACCCCGGCCCGAAGAACAACTTCGTGTTTAACGCTTCGACCATCTTCTGGTGTCAGGACCTCTCCAGCCCGCCCGGGCACATGCTTCCCTGGTCACACTGGTCGCGACCGCACGGTCCCGATGAACGTGTGCAGCGAATTACACACAACATCATCCGCCGCGCGATTTCCTGAAGCAGAGTGAACGACAGCCTCACCACGCCCCGTTTTTACGGGGCGTTTTTTTGTGCAGCACAGTTCTTCGGCAAGATTGATCAGGGCTTCAAACGAATCTCACGAAATCTTCTTACTGCAGCGGGATGTCTCGTTTTTCAGCACTGCAGACTGCTGACAGATCGCCCTGAATACCCTGGTGGGATAGATTGGGGTTCGGTTGTAAGTGTCTTTATCGAAAGCTGTTATGAGTTGGTGTGAGTGACCTTCGAACCACGGACTGCAGAACACATTTTTTCAAAATAAGAGTGCTCTCTACTACCCGGTATTTACCGGCGCTTCATTAAATCTTTCAACAGGCCGGGTATAAAGTATCGCGTTCACAGGCTGAGTTCCCGCTCATTCCGGTTGTGCTGCCTGCACACCACCAACCCGCCGCCGCAGTATCTGGAACTTCAGCAATTTCACTGCCAGGCTCGCAGACTGATTCGATCAGGTGCAAACAGACACACCTGATTTCGTTATTGCTTTATCTCGTTCATGTGAGGAAACCAAATGTTACCCAACGCCTACGCACCCCGACGACGCAACGGCTTCACCCTGATTGAGCTGCTGGTCGTCATCGCGATCATTGCCATTCTGATCGCCTTGCTCCTGCCCGCCGTTCAGCAGGCACGCGAAGCCGCCCGTCGCTCTCAATGCAAAAACAATCTCAAGCAGCTCGCCATCGGCATGCACAACTACCACGATGTCCACGGTCTGCTCCCCTTCGGCTGGGATCAGCGCGGGGCCGGCTGGAGTGCCATGATTCTACCCATGATCGATCGGGCCAACATTTACAACACCCTCATCTTCCAGGAATCAGGTGACGGTAACTGGGACTCCGGATCTGCCAACACCACCGCTGCCAGCACCTATCTCCCCGTACTCGTCTGCCCCAGTGCTCCCATCAAAAAGCACTACAGCTTTAATGGCATCCCGAACCGGGCTCCCTCGACTTACCTCGGGAACTCGGGTTCAGAAGCTTCTTCGGATGATGAATCGACCAAGATCACAGGTACCAGGTCGCTGGAAGACACCACGCAGAACGGTCTGTTCTACGCCTGCAGCAGCGTCGTGCTCCGCGATATCAAAGACGGAACCTCCAATACCTTCATGCTCGGCGAAACACAGACCGACATCGATTTCGGTAAAGACGGGCAGTCCATGGACCACTGGATCATCGGTTCTCCCCAGACTGATCCCTGCGGTTGTAACAACGGCACAGGCGGAACGGAGTTCACCGAATTCGTCGGCTCAGCCTATCCCCGGATGAATGCCCGTCGTACCGAACCGACCGTCAGCGGACATCTGATGGAACTTTCGTACGGCAGCTGGCACGTCGGGGGCGGACACATGGCCTATGCGGATGGCTCGGTTCATTTCCTCTCGGAGAATATGGATCTGAACGTCTACCGCGGCCTGGCTACACGCAATGGCCGGGAAGTCGTAACTCCGTAACATCTATTGCTGATTGATTTTAAAGGTGATCTCTGATGAAACTGTTTCTATTTTCCGGTCGCGCAGTTCGCATGCTGGCGACCCTTTGTCTGCTGAGCGCGACGGTTGGCTGCGGCGGTTCGATCCATCCCGATTACAGCCAGCTCGGTCTGGTCGATGTCTCCGGAACCGTGACCCTCGACGGACAGCCACTGTCTGGTGCCGAGGTCGCGTTCGAAGCTCCCGATGGTACTTACTCCTCGGGCGTGACGGATTTCAGCGGCAATTTCGACCTGATGTTCAACACAGAAAAATCGGGTTGCCTGACCGGTGAAAAAACGGTCCGCATTCGGATGGCCGGTAATCCCGAAGGGATGGGAGAGGCCCCCGACGATGCAGGGAACTCCGATGAAGGGGGCAAGCAGAAACCGGCTCCCGGTAAGATCCCCGCGGCGTACAATCAAGACTCGACCCTCAAAGCGACCGTCGACGCCGATCACACCTCGTTCCAGTTCGATCTCAAAAGCAATCCCTGAGATTGAGGTTCACTGAAGCGACACGTTCAAAAAAAACAGGCTGTGACACCCGGAAGTGTCACAGCCTGTCTGTGTAAGTCGTCCAGTTGTTACTCGTCCAGTTTTTCGATACGTCTCTGGTGACGTCCCCCTTCAAAGGGGGTGCTCAGCCAGATGTCGATGATCTCATATACGTCATGCATCGAGACCATGCGTTCGCCCAGGGAGATCATATTCGCATTGTTGTGCTGTCGTGCCAGTCGGGCTGACTTCTCGTTCCAGCACAAGGCACACCGCACCCCTTTGACCCGGTTGGCGGCAATCGCTTCACCGTTTCCTGATCCTCCCAGCACAATGCCTCGCTCAAACTCACCGGCAGCCACTGCTTTGGCGGCAGGGAAGATGAAGTCCGGGTAATCGACTGACTCGGTCGAATCGGTGCCGAAATCTTCGACCTGGTAGCCCTGTTGCGTCAGGTATTCGATGATTCGTCGTTTATAGCGATAACCGGCGTGGTCGGAGGCGACTACAATTTTTTTAACAGGTTCTTCTGAAGGTACTGGAGCGGTCATGCGTTTGAAATTCTAGTGTCGAGCAATCGTGCAGGGGCGCTCTTCGGACGCGTCGGGCAGGGGTCTCACACGACAGAGACCGCTGTGCCCGCTCACATCGGCAGGGAACGCCGGATCAAATAAAAAGGGTTAACGGTGAATCGAGGTCTTACTTCCCAATCCGGTAGAGTTGTGATTTCGTGCGAATCAGCAGTGTGTCACCGGCGACGGCGTAAGACGCGAGTGTCGGCTCTTTCAGGTGATTGCGGCTGATCTCTTTATAGGTTGTTCCAGGGGCGATGATCGTGGTTTCCCCCTCTTCGCTCTGGAAATAAATCTTGCCATCTGCGAACAGCGGAGAGGCAGAGTAGTTACCGCCCACGCGTTCTTTCCAGTGCAGTTTGCCGGTTTTGGCATCAAAACACTGGGCAATCCCCTTGTCGCTTACTGTATAAAGTTCGTCGCCCACGACCAGCAGGGAAGGCGTATGTGGAATCTGGTTCTTATTGGACCAGGCCAGATGCGTCTCGGTCACATCCCCCTTACCGTCCGGACGAATCGCCAGCAGAGTGGGGCGGTCATAGCTGGTCGTCACGAAGATCAGACCATGACTGTAAATCGGGCGGGGGATTACGGAGTAACCGGTGTAGTCCAGGTGCCAGATCTCTTTACCGTCTTTGGGAGAATGTCCCGAGATCACATCGGTTCCCGGGGCCACAATCTGTTCTTCCCCGTTCACGGTAATCAGCAGCGGCGTAGCGAACGAAAACTTTTTCCGGCCATCTACATTCCGTTCCACCTTCCAGGCGATCTCGCCCGTCTTACGATCCAAAGCGGCGATGAAGTTCGAACCTTTACCGTCGCAGATCACAACCAGTTTATCGTCGACCAGGATCGGCGATCCTCCGTTGCCATGCTGCATCTCATATTTGAGGGCATTTGTCTTCCAGACCACGTCTCCGTCCAATGTCAGGCAGGCGGTGCCGTGCGTACCGAAATGCACATAGAGTACTTTGCCATCCGAAATCGGTGTCGGGCTGGCGTGGCTGTTCTTCTTATGAATCCGTTGTACGGTCTCTTTGGTTTCCTGGAAGATCTCTTTATCCCAGAGAATCTTCCCTGACTCCAGATCCAGGCAGACTACCCGCAGCGACTGCTCGGGCATGGGGCCGTCCCCCTCGGG
Protein-coding sequences here:
- a CDS encoding N,N-dimethylformamidase beta subunit family domain-containing protein: MKEIDADRRNLLKGAVATSLASLAGNFSLNSAHAAKADPDLIHRENLKEGSTDWQLTRVMLDSRNGFRSSKIEGYCSKQSVAAGEPIDIMVSTRPAQEFKIEIFRTGYYGGRGARLMTTLGPFEGKPQPVPKPGKKNLHECHWDSAVTLTIPDDWPSGVYLGRLSTLKDKTGHGYWQSYVVFIVKDDRPADILFQCSDNTWQAYNKWPSNYSVYTHPKGVQGPWADVSFDRPYAKYAQIYENPQSLGSGEWLCFEFPFAYWLEKHGYDVTYCSNSDMITPDHGLKCKSFLSVGHDEYWDIRQYESAVKMRDAGVNLLFFSGNSVCWVTPLMNSTDGRPKRIMFRGGPYGGKYKYAVDRERDNGPFPHRGPDEGYLMGSRNVDPVNGGGDWVCELPDHWIFEGTGMKKGDSIPGLIGWEYHGDPPQDIPGLEVVAKGTALQGGVNPQQWTATIYPGPKNNFVFNASTIFWCQDLSSPPGHMLPWSHWSRPHGPDERVQRITHNIIRRAIS
- a CDS encoding DUF1559 domain-containing protein, giving the protein MLPNAYAPRRRNGFTLIELLVVIAIIAILIALLLPAVQQAREAARRSQCKNNLKQLAIGMHNYHDVHGLLPFGWDQRGAGWSAMILPMIDRANIYNTLIFQESGDGNWDSGSANTTAASTYLPVLVCPSAPIKKHYSFNGIPNRAPSTYLGNSGSEASSDDESTKITGTRSLEDTTQNGLFYACSSVVLRDIKDGTSNTFMLGETQTDIDFGKDGQSMDHWIIGSPQTDPCGCNNGTGGTEFTEFVGSAYPRMNARRTEPTVSGHLMELSYGSWHVGGGHMAYADGSVHFLSENMDLNVYRGLATRNGREVVTP
- a CDS encoding carboxypeptidase-like regulatory domain-containing protein, yielding MKLFLFSGRAVRMLATLCLLSATVGCGGSIHPDYSQLGLVDVSGTVTLDGQPLSGAEVAFEAPDGTYSSGVTDFSGNFDLMFNTEKSGCLTGEKTVRIRMAGNPEGMGEAPDDAGNSDEGGKQKPAPGKIPAAYNQDSTLKATVDADHTSFQFDLKSNP
- the rpiB gene encoding ribose 5-phosphate isomerase B, which translates into the protein MTAPVPSEEPVKKIVVASDHAGYRYKRRIIEYLTQQGYQVEDFGTDSTESVDYPDFIFPAAKAVAAGEFERGIVLGGSGNGEAIAANRVKGVRCALCWNEKSARLARQHNNANMISLGERMVSMHDVYEIIDIWLSTPFEGGRHQRRIEKLDE
- a CDS encoding PQQ-like beta-propeller repeat protein, which codes for MSVSRIISLCVLSTVSVITAPALLSAEDWFEFRGPTGQGHSSQTSLPTAWSPTEHVLWNTKIPGVGWSSPIIVGEKVFVTTAVPEGDGPMPEQSLRVVCLDLESGKILWDKEIFQETKETVQRIHKKNSHASPTPISDGKVLYVHFGTHGTACLTLDGDVVWKTNALKYEMQHGNGGSPILVDDKLVVICDGKGSNFIAALDRKTGEIAWKVERNVDGRKKFSFATPLLITVNGEEQIVAPGTDVISGHSPKDGKEIWHLDYTGYSVIPRPIYSHGLIFVTTSYDRPTLLAIRPDGKGDVTETHLAWSNKNQIPHTPSLLVVGDELYTVSDKGIAQCFDAKTGKLHWKERVGGNYSASPLFADGKIYFQSEEGETTIIAPGTTYKEISRNHLKEPTLASYAVAGDTLLIRTKSQLYRIGK